In the genome of Corynebacterium glucuronolyticum DSM 44120, the window TGGCGAGGTCATGATCGTGGATGAGTTCACCGGCCGTGTTCTGGACGGCCGTCGTTACAACGAGGGCATGCACCAGGCTATCGAGGCCAAAGAGGGCGTGGAGATCAAGAAGGAAAACCAGACCCTCGCCACAATTACGCTGCAGAACTACTTCCGCCTCTACGACAAGCTCGCCGGCATGACCGGTACCGCCGAGACGGAGGCCGCTGAGCTGCACCAGATTTACAAGCTGAACGTGGTGCCGATCCCGACTAACCGCCCGAACCAGCGTGAGGATCTTGTCGACCTCGTTTACAAGACCCAAGAGGCGAAGTTCGCTGCGGTCGCCGATGACATTGCAGAGTGCGTTCAACGTGGCCAGCCGGTACTTGTTGGTACCACCTCCGTGGAGCGCTCGGAGTATCTGTCTCGCTTGCTGCAGTCCCGTGGCATCCGCCACAACGTGCTGAACGCTAAGTACCACGAGAAGGAAGCCGAAATCGTCGCTCAGGCAGGCCTGCCCGGCAACATCACTGTAGCTACCAACATGGCCGGCCGTGGTACCGATATCGTGCTGGGTGGTAACCCCGATATTCTTGCGGATATCAACCTGCGTAACCGTGGCTTTGACCCGGTTGCTAACCCGGATGAGTACCAAGCCGCTTGGGAGCCCGAGATCGAGCGCATGAAGAAGCGCACCGAGAAGTACGCGGAGAAGGTTCGCGCCGCAGGTGGCTTGTACGTGCTGGGCACCGAGCGCCACGATTCCCGCCGTATTGATAACCAGCTTCGTGGTCGTTCCGCTCGCCAGGGAGACCCGGGCAAGACCCGTTTCTACCTGTCCTTGCGCGATGACCTCATGACGCGGTTCGTCGGCCCGACCCTGGAGAACCTCCTCAACCGTCTTAACGTTCCGGACGATGTTCCGATCGAGGATAAGATGGTCACCCGCTCGATCAAGAACGCTCAGACGCAGGTGGAGTCCCAGAACTTCGAAATGCGTAAGAACGTGCTCAAGTACGACGAGGTGATGAACGAGCAGCGCAAGGTGATCTACCGCGAGCGCCGCGATATTCTTGAGGGCCGCGATCTGGAAGAGCAGATTCGCGAGTTCATGAACGAAACCATCTCCGCGTACGTCCACGGCGCTACCCGCGAAGGCTACCTGGAAGACTGGGACCTGGACGAGCTGTGGACTGCCCTTTCTCGCCTCTACGGGCCGACTTTCAGCTGGAAGGATCTCGTTGAGGGGTCCCAGTACGGTGCACCAGGCGAGCTGTCTGCGAAGGATTTGGAGAAAGCCCTTATCGCTGACGCAAGCGCACAGTACGACAATCTTGAGGAAGCAGTCTC includes:
- the secA gene encoding preprotein translocase subunit SecA, which codes for MFGLSKILRAGEGRVVKRLSKLADQVVALEPEYAKLTDDELKAKTEEFKERIANGETVDDILLDAFATAREAAWRVLGQKHYHVQIMGGLALHYGNVAEMKTGEGKTLTCVLPAYLNALEGKGVHVVTVNDYLAKRDSEWMGRVHRFLGLTTDVILSNMRPPERKKAYQADITYGTNNELGFDYLRDNMARSLDDLVQRGHHYAIVDEVDSILIDEARTPLIISGPVDATSEWYTAFARIVPKLKRDIHYEVDDRKRTIGVKEEGIAAVEDELGVDNLYAPEHSQLVGYLNNAIKAKELFTRDKDYIVRDGEVMIVDEFTGRVLDGRRYNEGMHQAIEAKEGVEIKKENQTLATITLQNYFRLYDKLAGMTGTAETEAAELHQIYKLNVVPIPTNRPNQREDLVDLVYKTQEAKFAAVADDIAECVQRGQPVLVGTTSVERSEYLSRLLQSRGIRHNVLNAKYHEKEAEIVAQAGLPGNITVATNMAGRGTDIVLGGNPDILADINLRNRGFDPVANPDEYQAAWEPEIERMKKRTEKYAEKVRAAGGLYVLGTERHDSRRIDNQLRGRSARQGDPGKTRFYLSLRDDLMTRFVGPTLENLLNRLNVPDDVPIEDKMVTRSIKNAQTQVESQNFEMRKNVLKYDEVMNEQRKVIYRERRDILEGRDLEEQIREFMNETISAYVHGATREGYLEDWDLDELWTALSRLYGPTFSWKDLVEGSQYGAPGELSAKDLEKALIADASAQYDNLEEAVSIIGGEEQMRSIERMVILGVIDQKWREHLYEMDYLKEGIGLRAMAQRDPLVEYQKEGGDMFRAMKDAIKEETVRQLFLLRAQIMPQVRAAQEAAAAAEQQQSEANGQVTD